GGGTCCCATGAATGCCCAGTATAAGGATTACGCGGGCCACATTCATCGCTCAGGTCATCATCTGTTACGGTTGGTCACGGATATGCTGGATGTCGTACGGATTGAAACCGGGAAGCTGCAAATTTCTCCAGAACAGGTCAATATTGCTCAACTGCTGGAAGACTGTTTTCAGATGGAGATGGAGAAATTTACGGCTAAAAATATCACGTTCCATACGAGCATTCCCCAGAATACACCGCCTCTATTTGTTGATCTGATCCGGGTACAGCAGATAATTTTAAATCTTTTGGATAACGCGATTAAATTTACGGATGCAGAGGGGAGAATTTCGGCTTCGGTAAGAACCGCCTCTGATGGAGCTGTTTCAATTGAGATCACTGATACCGGTATTGGAATGGCCCAAAAGGATATCCAGATCGCGCTTCAGAAATTCGGACAAATCCGTCAAAGCCACTTGATGGCGCATGATGGTTTGGGGTTGGGGTTATCAATCGCGAAAGTCCTGATGGAATTGCAAGGTGGAGAATTGCAACTGGATAGTCGATTGGGTGAGGGGACAAGAATTACCCTTGTTTTTCTTCCGATTGAGCAAGCAAGAATTTTCTTTGAAAGTCAAGGGTCGCCTTCAGAGACCACCCCACCAGTAAAGGACGATCAGACAATTGAAAGCGCCTGATGAGCAGGGGGTCCTTATGTCAATATTATTGGGAATTGTGTTAAGAACGAAGCACACTCGGTCACAGGTTCTTTGCAAGGTCTATACTGGTTTTTTCAGCCTGATATACAAGATCTACTGGTGAAACAGACGACCCGGGCCTTTCCCGCTCGTCTGAAGGCCTGCCAGGGTGAGCATATGCCAATAGAGAGCTTGATTGCTGCTGATGACTGGCTTGCCTGTTCTTCGCTCGGCTTCTTCGATAATTGAAAAACTGTTGAGGTTCGTACAGGAAACAAAGAGGCCGTCTACATCGTTTTGCGTGCTAAGATCAATGAGGGCCTTGAGAACGGAACGGTGGCTAATCCGGGCGACAATGGCTTCCTGTTCTTCTGAGAAAGAGCCGAAAGCGGAGATTTCCAATCCGCTCTTTTCCAGTAACGTCCGCATAGCGCCTGAAACTTCTTCGATATACGGGGTTATAAATCCAATCCGTTTTACCCTGAGCGCTTTACAGGCAGCCAGTACGGCACGCATAGGGTCCGTTACCTGTGCCGTTGGGTGAATGTCTTGAACGAGTGTTTTGACTGTCTCGGATCCGATATAGGTGGCGCCGGATGTGCAGGCATAAGCAATAACATCGAACCGTGCGCTTTTTGGCAATAGCGCAGCGGCAGCTGGAAGGTCCGCCTTCATTTGCATAAGTGTTTCAGGGGTGAGGTCTGCGCCGCTTGGTATCCGGCTATGGAGCAGGCCCACGGCATTGTTATCAAGGACCGTCCGGATTTCATTTTCAATGGTTTCATCGGCCTGAAGGACAATCAGGCCGAGAGCTGTTTTTTTGTCCGTGCGATCATCAATGTCATATGGCAGCTTCATCCAATACCCTTTCTGTTCTATCCCGAAACTATCGGCAGACATTCTGGCGCAGGCCGTGACAGATAACGGGGCGGGCCGTCCTGAATGAGAATGTTTTCCTCATGAACCATAATCCGGCCTTCACCAACGCTCATGCTGGGCTCAAGGGTGATGACCATATTTTCTTCGAGAAGCGTGTCATCGAAATGAATAAGGGACGGGGCCTCCGTCAATTGCATACCCAAACCATGCCCAAACCGGCCAACATCGTTGTTTTCCTGCTGGATGGTATTTTTTATAATCTTATAAAGATCACTGCAGCGTAATCCGGGACGAGCCGCGTCGAACGCCGCGCGGGTCGCTGCAATCAGGATTTCATAGGCATGTTTAGCGGTGTCTGAAGCATGGCCAAACGCGTAGTTTCTGTCAAAATCGCAAAAATAGCCCTTGAGGGTCGCGCCGGTATCCAGCATCAGGATATCGCCCTCTTTTAAAGGGGTCTGGCTAGGAGGTGAGATAACATCGGCATATCCCCCTGTACCCGCGCCACCAACCAGATACGGAACATCGTCGGCACCGTTGCGCAATAAATCAATTTTAAAGGCGCGAAAAACATCCTCCAGCGGCATCCCTACATGAAATAGATTGGCGGCATTTTCGAAGCTAGAAGACGCAATGCTACAAATTTTCTGGATAAGTTCTATCTCTGCCGTTGATTTTACCATCCTGAGCTTTTGTACAAGAGGAGTTGCATCGACAAATTTTGAGTGAGGAAGCATGTTTTTTAACATGCCGAAGTCGTTTATGGGCATTCGAAGAGCGCTTTCCCGCCCCATAAGCATTCCAATGGTACCAAATGATTTAAGCCCGTCACAAATAAGGGAAAGCCCATCATCCTGAGCATGCGGGCTTGACCAGGTACGGATATCCTCAACCCAAGTATTTTCCATTAAAGCCGCCCCGATTTCTGGAATGACTGCAATTGGTTTCCCGTTCAGCGGAATGATCAGGTACCAGGGCCGCGTAGGGCTTTGCCAAAACAAGGTTCGAAAGCCTGTAAAGTAACGCATTTCGGCCTCGCTCGTGAAAAACAGAGCGTCTATTTTAGCCGCGCGCATCGCCGCCTGTACTTTTAGAAGCCTGTTCTCGAATTCAGCTGTTTCGAAGTCGATAATGCCCGGCTCAAGTTGCATCGGGTGTGGCCTCTTCAGAAAGGATTGCAAGGGCAATCGCTGTTTGATCAAGTCCGTCAATAGTGTGAGAAGACTCGCAAAGCGTTTTTAAGCCGGCGATGCCCGCAACGCCTGAAGGGGTAGAGGCGAGGTCCTGCTCGGCGAGCCACCGACAAGTAGCTTTGGCTTCTTTATCACTGATTGTCATAAAGTAATCGGCTTCCCGGGCCAAATACCGCAATGCAAGATGGGATGGCTCTTTACAATCCAACCGCCCCATATTGGAGACAGCCCCTTGTGCCCGAATTGGCTTGCCCGCCTCAATGCTGTCGATCAGGCAGGGCGCGTCTTCAGGCTCAACAATAATAATTTTTGGACCTTCCTGCCAGAGATGACGGCACATTGCGGTGACGCCAGCCGCCAAGCCACCAACGCCAGCCTGCAGAAAAACATGGGTCGGGGGGGCAGGAATCTGGCGTTCCATTTCTGATCCAATGATCAGGTACCCTTCCATGACGTCGCGGGCTGGCTCAGAATATCCCGGCCAACTGCTGTCTGAAAGAAGTTGCCATCCTTCAAGGTCTGCTGCCCGCCGGGCAGCAACCATGCTGGCCTCGTAGTCAGGACCCTCCCGTACAACGGTTGCCCCTTTTCCTCTTAACTTTTCGGCAAAGCTTTCCGGCACCGTTTGCGAAAGATAGACAACCGCCGTTGCTCCGAAAATACGGGCACCTGCGGCCATGGAAAGGCCATGGTTTCCTGCGCTGGCACAGACAAATGTTTTGTCTCTCAGTGCGTTCTCTGGCGCGCTGCCTGGATTGGATTCCAGATAGGGGGCTGCCTGCTTGGCAATGGCAAAGGCCGCGCCTAATGCTTTGAAGCTGCCCAGTCCCATGCGGCCTCTTTCATCTTTGACATATAAGCCGGCGATTCCAATTTGTTCCGCGATTTTTAACGAAGATACCGTAGGGGTCGTATGAGCAGCGGGACACAAACTCATGAGACTGACCGCCGCTTCAGGATTGACCACAATGTCGCCTGGTTCAAAATTGGGCTGATCGGGCAACCCTTTCTGACGGTATGGATTGGTATTGATCCGCATAGTTTCCCCTACTTTTCCACAAGACCATGGTCAGCCTAACGATAAACAATGGGAAAAGCCAGTATCGCCCAACCTACCCATATTAAGCTTATTAATAAGATGAGCGAGAGATGAATACTTGACAATTTCGGTAATAATTTCGTTTCAGTTAGGGGGTTTTGTTAAAAAACGGTAGATCTCAAAGTAAAAAAATAAATATTTCAAAGATTAATTATGTATAATACGTTAATTTACAGTACCTGGTAATAAGGTTGTCCGGTTTTTGAAGTAAAAATCTATAACATCATGAGTCTCTGTAGAATTTGCAGGTCGGTATATTGGCTGTGGATAATAAATTTTTTACAGCAGCTGTTGTTTTGTTGGTTGAATTTTGTTTTAATCAAACTAATTGGGAGACGGGTTTGCAAAAAGCCCGAACGAATATTTGTTACAGAACAGAGGGGGCCAGTTTGGCTAATACAGCGGAGGAGCAGGCGTTCGTTGAATTCGAACGCGTGCAGAAAAGTTATGACGGCGAGACCCTGGTCGTCAAAGATCTGAATCTTTCCATGCCAAAAGGCGAATTCTTAACAATGTTAGGACCATCAGGGTCAGGAAAGACAACCTGTCTTATGATGTTAGCAGGATTTGAGACCGCCACGCATGGAGATATCCGTCTTGATGGGCAGGGCATTAACAATATCCCGCCCCACAAAAGAGGGATTGGCATGGTTTTTCAGAACTATGCTCTTTTCCCTCATATGACGGTGAATGAAAACCTCGCCTTTCCACTTGAAATTCGAAAGCTGGGCAGGTCTGAGCGTGAAGCAAAGGTTAAGCGCGCCCTGGAGATGGTTCAAATGGGTGAGTTCGGCTCGCGTCGCATCGCTCAATTATCAGGCGGTCAGCAACAACGTATTGCACTTGCCCGTGCCTTGGTGTTCGATCCAACTCTGGTTCTGATGGACGAGCCGTTGGGCGCGTTGGACAAGCAGTTGCGAGAGCATATGCAGTTTGAAATTAAACGAATTGCCGATGATCTTGATATTACAGTTGTCTATGTGACACATGACCAGACCGAAGCGTTGACCATGTCTGATCGGGTTGCTGTGTTCGATGATGGCCGCATTCAGCAGCTGGCGCCGCCAGATCGGCTTTATGAGCAGCCTGAAAACAGTTTCGTTGCACAGTTTATTGGCGAGAATAATACCCTGGAAGGCGTTGTTGAGAAAATCAGCGGCGGGCAGGCACTTGTTCGGCTCGACAATGGCGAGTTGATCGATACGACCCCGGTTAATATCAGTAAGGTTGGAGAACGAACCAAGGTCTCCATCCGTCCCGAGCGGGTTGAGTTTGACCGCGAGCGGCTTGGCGATGAAGTGCATACACTGAAAGCAGAAGTGCTCGAATTTATCTATATGGGCGACATATTCCGGACCCGTTTACGGGTCGCTGGAAATGAAGACTTTATTGTGAAAACCAGAAATGCAGTAAATCAAACCCGGTTTCAGCCGGGACAACAGATTGAGATAGGGTGGTTGGCAGAAGACTGTCGGGCGCTTGACGCCTAAGTTTACTGAAACGACCTGCTGCAACAGATTAGCAATGACTATCTGAAGGATAGGGTGGTCCCATACCCTGCAGCAAATCTCATTTATATGAACGGGACATGACAGAGGAGATTAGTATGAAATTGTTTACAAAGCTGTCCACTGCAATAGTATTTGCGGCTGTGGGAGCAACTGGAGCTACGGCTGCGGATATGTCTAATGAGATGACAATTGTGTCTTGGGGCGGCGCATATTCCACATCTCAGTTGAAGGCCTATCACGAGCCTTATATGGAAAAAACCGGCATTAAGATCATCAATGATGAAAGTTCTGCCGAAGCGGTTGCAAAACTCCGTGCTATGGATGAAGCCGGTAATGTAACCTGGGATCTGGTCGACGTTGTTGCGTCTGACGCCATTCGCTTGTGCGATGAGGGTCTTGCCGAAGAAATCGATCACGATAAGGTTCTTGCAAAAGCCCCTGATGGATCCCCTGCCAGTAAAGATTTTGGCGATTTGATCGTATCACAGTGCTTTATTCCGCAGATCGTTTACTCCACAGCTTTCGGGTATCGTACAGATCTTGTCGGCGACAAGAAGCCAACAAGTGTTTGCGCGATCTTTGATACTAAAACCTGGCCTGGTAAACGGTCCCTTGAAAAGCGTCCAATCAACAACATGGAATGGGCTCTTTTGTGTGACGGTGTCGCTAAAGACAAGGTTTATGAAGTTCTGGCAACGCCAGCCGGACAAGAGCAGGCTCTTGCCAAGTTGGGTACCATCAAAGACGACGTGATCTGGTGGTCAGCTGGCGCTGACACGCCTCAGCTTCTGGCTGACGGTGAAATTGTAATGGGCTCTACTTATAATGGTCGTCTATTCTCTGTTATTGAAGAACAGAAACAGCCGGTTGCCATGCTTTGGGACGCCCAGGTGTTTGATCTTGACGGTTGGATTGTTCCAGCTGGTCTGAGCGACGAGCGTAAAGCCCGCGTGATGGACTATTTGAAATTTGCAACGGATACGCAGCGTCTTGCGGACCAGGCAAAATATATTTCTTATGGTCCAGCCCGTAAATCATCAGCCCCGCTGGTTGGCAAGCATGCCAGCCTAGGAATTGATATGGGTCCACATATGCCAACTGATCCAGCCAATGCCAAGAATACATTCTTGTATAACTATGAATTCTGGGCAGATTATCGCGACGACATCGACGCGAAATTCCAGGCTTGGTTAGCCAAGTAGGGCTTTGAAGAAGCGGGTTAAATACCCGCTTCTTTTCATTTACCAGACGAAAGTTCTGGCCAAATTCAATGAACACTGAACTGGCGACTAAAGAATGAGTGATACGATCGAAACTGGTCCTGTGTTGGCGGCAGACGGGACACCTTTGAAGCGGAGTTTGCAGCGCTCTTTGCGGCTACAAAAATTCAGAGCTTTAATGCTGATTTCGCCCCTGCTTGCTTTCATCCTGATCACGTTTATCGCGCCGATCGCAGATATGTTATTTCGCTCCGTCGAAAATGAAATCGTGAGTGAAACGCTTCCGCAAACGGTCAATCTGTTGAACGCGGATGCTGCGTCTGCGCCGATTGTGCCGGGCGAAAAAACATTCTCCGCCCTCTATGTGGATCTCTTCGTTGCGGTCAAAAACAAAGAACATACGCGGCTTGGGAGCCGCCTGAATTACGAACAAACAGGGGTTTCCTCGCTGTTTCGTAAATCCGGCAGACGGGTTCGCCGCCTCAATGTTGAAATCTATCCAGATCAATTTGCCGCTGTTGATCCCAGTTGGACAGATGTAAAAACATGGCAGATGCTGGCAGATTCTAAAGATGCAAAAGAAGAATTACCGCAATCCATGTGGGCCTATTCTTCCTGGCGCAAATACGTGATTGAAGATGGGGATGATCCTCAAAAAGAGGCCCTCGCAGATTTTGTTTTTGTCGCTCTTTATAACGACCTCGTGCGTTTAGAGGGAGTATCTTCAAATGCGCTCATTCAGAAAAGCGCCGCGGCGGCTGCAGATTTCAAAACCGTTGATTTTAAAGAAGCGTTCCTCAAGTTCGATAAAGAATGGGCGAGTGAAGACGTCTGGAAAACACTCCGCGTTTATTCTCCGCCTTATACTGAAGGTTACTTCTTGACAGCCGTTGATCTTAAAAAGGATTTTGACGGATATTCAGTCCGTCCGGAAAATGAGCGCCTTTATGGAACTCTTTTCCTAAGGACGCTGTTTATGTCGCTTGTGATTACCGGCTGCGCCATTTTGCTGGGTTATCCGATCGCTTGGCTTATGTCCAATCGGCCCATGCGAGAAGCCAACCTTCTGATGATTATGGTCCTGCTGCCATTCTGGACCTCCCTGCTTGTGAGGACGTCCGCCTGGAAGGTAATGCTGCAACAGCAAGGGGTGATTAACGATACGCTTGTTTGGCTTAATATTATTGACGAGGCGGGACGCCTTGTGTTGATTAATAACCAGTTCGGTACGATCGTCGCAATGACCCACATCCTGCTACCCTTTATGGTTTTGCCACTTTATTCAGTGATGCGTACAATCCCGGAAACCTATACGCGTGCCGCCAAGTCAATGGGTGCGACGAACTGGACGGCTTTCTGGCGAATATATTTTCCTTTATCTGTTCCTGGAATTGGGGCTGGATCCATTCTCGTCTTTATTCTGTCCATTGGTTACTACATTACCCCTGAAATCGTCGGCGGCACGTCCGGTACGTTCATTTCGAACCGGATTGCCTATCATATCTCTAGTTCGCTCAACTGGGGCCTGGCCGCTGCATTGGGAACAATATTGCTGCTGGTCGTTCTGTTGCTCTACTGGGTGTATGACCGAATTGTTGGCATTGATAACGTGAAGTTGGGGGGCTGAAAATATGTCAAAAAAGAAAGTAAAACCGATTATTGCCTCTATCCAGCAGATTGCCGGCGCAGGTGCCTTTTTTGCAGGTCTGTTTGGTTTGCTGTTTGGTATGACCCAGGAAATCCCGTTGATCGGGATTGCGGGGGGCGTCATTCTTGGCGCTATCGTGTCTGTCCTGATCATCAAAGTGCTCAAAACACGGCGCATTGCTCAACTGGTCACCGTGGTTGTTGGCCTTGTTGCTGGTTATCTGCAGGCCGAGATATCGGGCGCCTTATTGGGAGGAATTTTCGGTTGGGTGTTCACCTGGTTTGTATTTTGGGTTGGAACTGGCGACTATCGCCGCAGGTTGCCTTCTTATGCTACACCGGGGCAGGTTATCTGGCATCATTCTTTTGTGGTTATCTGCTGGGCGATCTTTCTGTTCCTGATCACACCGATTATTGTTGTGATGCCCTTGAGTTTTAATGCAGAGAACTTTTTTACATTCACGCCTGAAATGTTGAATTTTGATCCTGCGGGCTACTCATTGAAGCATTATGAAGACTTTTTCACGAATTCAGACTGGCAGGGAGCGATTAAAAACAGTTTCGCTATTGCGCCGGTTGCGACCTTGTTGTCGGTGTCCCTTGGGACATTGGCCGCAATTGGATTAAGTCAGCCGTTCGTACCGTTCCGACGCGCGATTATGGCGATCATGATTTCGCCGATGATTATGCCACTGATTATTTCTGCAGCCGGCATGTACTTCTTCTATAGCCGTGTTGGTTTGCAGGGTACCTATTTTGGCGTTGTTCTGGCTCATGCGGCACTCGGTATTCCATTTGTGATAATTACCGTGACTGCCACCCTTGTGGGCTTTGATCGCAGTTTGACACGCGCCGCGGCCAATCTTGGCGCCAATCCTGTCACAACGTTTTTTCGGGTACAAATGCCTTTGATTTTACCCGGTGTCGTGTCTGGAGGATTGTTCGCTTTCATTACGTCCTTTGACGAAGTTGTGGTCGTGCTGTTTGTGGGTTCTGCGGGCCAGAAAACGTTGCCTTGGCAAATGTTTACAGGCCTGCGCGAGCAAATCAGCCCCACTATTCTTGCCGTGGCAACAATTTTGGTTGTGCTTTCGGTGATGATGCTGACAACACTTGAATTACTCCGCAGACGTTCAGAACGGTTGCGTGGTTTATCACCGGGGTGATGTGAGCCATAGATTGAAATGACAAAAAGGCCCGGTTTTACGACCGGGCCTTTTTATTGCTTTGAACGCACATCAACAGCATCCTCGACGACTCCAAAACCCATTTTGTTGCTGGCTTTGGGGCGCTTTTACTTCAACCCTGAAAGTAAGTCTGCCGGGTCTTTTGTGTCCAGAAGTTCCGGCCGGTGGCCCTTCGCTTTTTCGCATTTACAATGGGCCGGGTATCGGGTCTTTTTCCGGGTGATTTTGCAAAAGCGAACCCGGAACCCGCCTTATACTCATTGAGCATGGCGCGTCAGCATTCAGAGGGCTTACTGGTGTCCTGGTCCGACTACAGGTTTTGCCTGACATGGCATTTGAGACGCCACTGTTGCGGTAGCTCGCCTTTTCCCATGTTGAGCGCCTATAGAAGAAAAAGGGTATTCAGTACGCTCCGGCTGGCGTAACACAGCACTCGGGCAGGCCCGTTGTTGCAGTCCGCCTCTTTAGGATTGATCTGTTTTGCTACAGACGTGATGAAGGCGTTTCGTTGTGCTCGGAGTAAGAGGCAGGGCAAAAAAAAGCCCGCGAAAGAAAAATCGCGGGCTTCGTATCCGGATCGTGTTAATCAGGCGCCGCTGAATACTTCTGTGATGGCTTCGTTCATGGCGCCTACGATGGTATCCGCTTCTTCTTTTGTGAGACATAGCGGAGGGGCAAATCCAAGAATATCACCCTGCGGCATCGCCCGTGCAATGACGCCGCGTTTTAGAAGCGCAGCAGCAATTTTGGGTCCGGTCATAAGTGAAGGGTCAAGGAATGTTCTTTTTTCCTTATCTGCAATTAACTCAACAGCGAGCATAAGACCTTCTCCGCGAACATCACCGACATTGGCATGTTCACCGATGGCTTTTTCCATTTGCTGTTTAAAATAGGGTCCAACATCGCCCGCGTTATCCACAAGGCCCATGCTGTCGATGAGTTTCAGGTTGGCTACACCTGCAGCTGCACAAACCGGATGGGCGGAATAAGTCCATCCATGCCCAATTGCGCCAAATTCATCCGTTCCCTGCTCCAGAACTTTCCAGACTTTTTCAGAAACAATAGACGCTGACAATGGGGCATAAGCGGACGTAAGGCCTTTGGCAGAGGTGATGATATCTGCTTCGATACCGTAATGATCAGATCCAAACATGGATCCCAAGCGACCAAAGCCTGTAACAACTTCATCGGCAATCAGGAGAATATCGTACTTTTTAAGAACAGGCTGAATAGCGTCCCAATATCCAGCTGGCGGCGGAACAAGGCCACCTGTTCCCAGAACGGGTTCGCCGATAAAGGCAGCAACAGTGTCCGGCCCTTCTTTCAGGATCAGCGCCTCCAGACTATCAGCACACTGCTTTGAAAATTCTTCTTCGCTTAAGCTCAAATCGTCGCGGCGATAGTAATAAGGGGCATCTGTGTGAACAACCTGAGAAAGCGGTAAGTCAAATTTCTTGTGGAACAGTTCCAAGCCTGTCAGGGATCCGGTCATCAGGCCTGATCCGTGATATCCTCTCCAACGCGAGATGATTTTCTTCTTTTCGGGTCGCCCCAGAACATTATTGTAATACCAGACAAGTTTGATGTTTGTTTCGTTTGCATCGGACCCTGACAAGCCATAATAGACTTTGCTCATGTTGTCAGGAGCCCGGTCGATGATCATTTTGGAGAGCGTAATAGAGGCTTCAGTTCCATGCCCTACATAAGAATGATAGTAGGCCAATTCTTTTGCTTGCGCGGCGATTGCATCAGAAATTTCGGTGCGCCCATATCCCACATTAACGCAATAAAGACCGGCAAAAGCGTCAAGCAACCTATTTCCGTCTCTATCTTCGATATGAACACCAGATCCGCCGGTCACAATCCGGTTGGCAAGGTCGCCGCGGGCAAATTGTGCCAGATGCGTAGACGGGTGAAAAAAGTTTTCCCGATCCCATTTACTGAGTTGATCATTTGTAAGCATTGATTTCTCCTGATTTTAGGGCAACGGGCTTAGGCCCAGTCGCGACAGACATATTTAATATTTGAAAAAGCCTCTATCCCGTGGCGAGACCCTTCTCGGCCAAGTCCGGATTGTTTCATACCGCCAAAGGGAATAGGGGCGCCGGTCACTTTTGTTCGATTAACGCCGACCATGCCAAATTCCAGTTGTCGGCTCAGTCGGTAAATCCGTGACGGATCTTTTGTATGCAGGTACGCCATCAGACCATATTCCGTGTCGTTGGCCAGATTGATAACTTCTTCTTCTGTGGAAAAGGAGGCAATCGGGGCAACCGGACCGAAAGTTTCTTCAAGCATTATTTTTGCGCCGTTGGGCACATCGGCTAAAACGGTGGGTTCAAAAAATAATGGGCCAAGTGCCATTTGATGCCCCCCGCACAGTAGAGTGGCACCGGCTTTTACGGCGTCGTGCACATGATCCAGTTGTTTATCAACTGCCTGGCTGTTCATCAAAGGGCCAATCTCAGGATCGTCAACACCTTGCCCGACTGAAAGCGTCTTGACCTTCTGGGTAAATTTCTCGCAAAATTCATCATAAACGGCAGCTTGAACATAAAATCGATTAGCCCCCAGGCAATCTTGGCCGGAAGTGGCAAATTTGGCCTTTATGCCTTCCTCGACAGCCTTATCCAGATCACAATCTTCAAAGACAATAAACGGCGCATGTCCGCCAAGTTCCAAACTCAGACGTTTGATGGTTGGCGCGCATTGTTGGTAGAGAAGGCGCCCGATTTCAGTTGAGCCGGTAAAAGAAAGGGCCCGGACTCTTGTGTCCTTGGTCCATTCCCCCACAATTTCTGCAGGCTCGCCCGTAATGACATTGAACACGCCTTCAGGGAACCCGGCGCGTTCTGCCAATTCCGCCAGCGCCAATGCTGAAAATGGTGTTTCTTTTGACGGATGTATGATCACAGGGCAACCAACGGCAAGAGCCGCAGCAGCTTTTCGGGTAATCATAGCATTTGGAAAATTCCAGGGCGTGATCAATGCGGCAACACCGACGGGCTCCAGCCAAACTTCTACTTCAGCATTATGAAGATGAGAGGTGATCCCCAGTATATCTGTTCGCTTTGCCTCTTCGGCGAAAAACTCGATGAACGAAAGGCCATAGTCGATTTCACCACGAGACTCTGATATCGGTTTGCCCTGCTCTAGCGTCATGATGAGGGCAAGGTCCTCTTTATGCTCCTTGATAAGCTGGTACCACCGGCGTAAAATCTCTGCGCGTTCCTGAGGAAGGCGGGCTGCCCAATCCTTGAATGCCTTTTGTGCGCCGTCGATTGCCTCAACGCTCTCTGCGGCACTCAGGCCAGGGACTGATCCGATCCAATCGCCATTTGCCGGGTCGGTAACGTCGATGACATTGCCTGAGCGAGCAGAATGCCATTTTCCAGCACTGTAAGAAAACTCCCTCAAGAGTTTAGGGTCTTTTAATTGATCCAGTTTTTTGGATCGCGACAAATTCTGACTTAATTCGTTCATGGTCCACTCCGCTCA
This region of Sneathiella aquimaris genomic DNA includes:
- a CDS encoding aspartate aminotransferase family protein, whose protein sequence is MLTNDQLSKWDRENFFHPSTHLAQFARGDLANRIVTGGSGVHIEDRDGNRLLDAFAGLYCVNVGYGRTEISDAIAAQAKELAYYHSYVGHGTEASITLSKMIIDRAPDNMSKVYYGLSGSDANETNIKLVWYYNNVLGRPEKKKIISRWRGYHGSGLMTGSLTGLELFHKKFDLPLSQVVHTDAPYYYRRDDLSLSEEEFSKQCADSLEALILKEGPDTVAAFIGEPVLGTGGLVPPPAGYWDAIQPVLKKYDILLIADEVVTGFGRLGSMFGSDHYGIEADIITSAKGLTSAYAPLSASIVSEKVWKVLEQGTDEFGAIGHGWTYSAHPVCAAAGVANLKLIDSMGLVDNAGDVGPYFKQQMEKAIGEHANVGDVRGEGLMLAVELIADKEKRTFLDPSLMTGPKIAAALLKRGVIARAMPQGDILGFAPPLCLTKEEADTIVGAMNEAITEVFSGA
- a CDS encoding NAD-dependent succinate-semialdehyde dehydrogenase produces the protein MNELSQNLSRSKKLDQLKDPKLLREFSYSAGKWHSARSGNVIDVTDPANGDWIGSVPGLSAAESVEAIDGAQKAFKDWAARLPQERAEILRRWYQLIKEHKEDLALIMTLEQGKPISESRGEIDYGLSFIEFFAEEAKRTDILGITSHLHNAEVEVWLEPVGVAALITPWNFPNAMITRKAAAALAVGCPVIIHPSKETPFSALALAELAERAGFPEGVFNVITGEPAEIVGEWTKDTRVRALSFTGSTEIGRLLYQQCAPTIKRLSLELGGHAPFIVFEDCDLDKAVEEGIKAKFATSGQDCLGANRFYVQAAVYDEFCEKFTQKVKTLSVGQGVDDPEIGPLMNSQAVDKQLDHVHDAVKAGATLLCGGHQMALGPLFFEPTVLADVPNGAKIMLEETFGPVAPIASFSTEEEVINLANDTEYGLMAYLHTKDPSRIYRLSRQLEFGMVGVNRTKVTGAPIPFGGMKQSGLGREGSRHGIEAFSNIKYVCRDWA